In Salvelinus namaycush isolate Seneca chromosome 20, SaNama_1.0, whole genome shotgun sequence, the following proteins share a genomic window:
- the LOC120065463 gene encoding phospholipid transfer protein, which yields MASCTVSILFLLIVAMSAAEPPGCKIRITNRGLEMLKYETQKFVVEELSNITMPEMKGNEGRFEYTINDVKINELNLTYADLAFQPGLGLLFEVQNSSIALSFQRRILYWFFYDTGAINASAEGVNIHTVLHMTKDELGRLKISNITCDASIGKMKMKFTGTLGRVYDFLATFLTTGMRFLLNQQICPAMNHAGLVLINSLLETIPVRTEVDKYVGIDYSLLSDPVVTSRSLDMDFRGMFFELGNENNTLVNYAVNPIVREYDRMVYLGLSEYFFDSGLYSYYKAGIFQMNIANERMPKDLEMLLRTTYFGTIMMMNPALVEYPISLRLELNSAPKTTIKTSGATVAVTAIVTVMVLPPGTAPVQLSSMTMEAKFNAKVSMKGKRLAVLADLRRFKIFSNQSALESLALIPLQGPLKTMLQISIVPIINNWTKRGVSIPLADGLDFIEEVVEYHNGYLIIGANLHFSKGLREMIERKIQADAENAI from the exons TGAAGTACGAGACCCAGAAGTTTGTGGTGGAGGAACTGAGCAACATCACCATGCCAGAGATGAAGGGCAATGAGGGCCGCTTCGAGTACACCATCAATGA TGTGAAAATAAATGAGTTGAACCTGACCTATGCAGACCTGGCATTTCAGCCTGGTCTGGGACTGCTCTTCGAGGTGCAGAACTCGTCCATCGCCCTCAGCTTCCAGAGACGCATCCTATACTGGTTCTT CTATGACACGGGAGCCATCAACGCCTCTGCTGAAGGCGTGAACATCCACACTGTCCTGCACATGACCAAAGACGAGTTGGGCCGTCTCAAGATCTCCAACATCACCTGTGATGCGTCCATCGGCAAAATGAAAATGAAGTTCACTGGCACCTTGGG GAGGGTGTATGACTTCTTGGCGACGTTCTTGACCACAGGAATGCGCTTCCTTCTTAACCAACAG ATCTGCCCTGCCATGAACCACGCTGGTTTGGTTCTAATCAACTCTTTGTTGGAGACGATTCCAG TGCGAACTGAAGTGGACAAGTACGTGGGAATCGACTACTCTCTCCTAAGTGACCCAGTGGTGACTTCAAGGAGTCTTGACATGGATTTCAGG GGCATGTTCTTTGAGCTCGGGAACGAGAACAACACCTTGGTCAACTATGCCGTTAACCCAATCGTTAGAGAGTACGATCGAATGGTGTACCTGGGTCTGTCCGAGTATTTCTTTGACAGTGGGTTGTACTCCTATTATAAAGCCGGCATATTCCAAATGAATATCGCCAACGAGCGC ATGCCAAAGGATCTGGAGATGCTCCTCAGGACAACCTATTTTGGCACCATTATGATGATG AACCCAGCCCTGGTGGAGTACCCTATCTCCCTGCGACTGGAGTTGAACTCTGCTCCCAAGACTACCATCAAGACCTCTGGGGCCACTGTGGCCGTCACCGCCATCGTCACGGTGATGGTGCTACCGCCCGGCACGGCGCCCGTGCAGCTCAGCAGCATGACCATG GAGGCCAAATTCAATGCCAAGGTGTCCATGAAGGGCAAGAGACTGGCTGTCCTTGCAGACTTGAGGAG GTTTAAAATCTTCTCCAACCAGTCTGCTTTGGAATCACTGGCG CTTATTCCCCTACAAGGCCCTCTGAAGACCATGCTGCAGATCTCAATAGTACCCATCATCAACA ACTGGACCAAGAGAGGTGTCTCGATCCCTCTTGCAGATGGTTTGGACTTCATAGAGGAAGTGGTGGAGTATCATAAC GGTTACCTCATCATCGGGGCAAACCTACATTTCAGCAAGGGACTGAGGGAGATGATCGAGAGGAAAATCCAGGCTGATGCCGAGAACGCCATCTAA